One Rhodoferax sp. GW822-FHT02A01 genomic window, CATTGGCAATTGGGTTGAGGATCGCGTTGATATAGGATTTCGCCTAGGACAAGCGCCACAGGAAGGCTTGATCGCTCGCAGACTGTTCCCGCTGCAATTGATCATTTGCGCCAGTCCGGCCTATCTGCGCAAGCACGGTGTGCCACGGCAGTTGCATGATTTGAGCAAGCATCGCTGCAGCGCATTTCGCAGCAGCAACAACGGCCGAATCGCTCCGTGGCGCGTGCAAGTCGGTGAGGCCATTCAGGACCAGCACGTCACTCCGGCCTTTTCCACCAATGATGAAGATTTTGAATTGCGCACCGCTATGACCGGCACCATCATCGCGCAATTCGCGGCACCTACCGTGGCATCACATATTCGGTCTGGTCGGCTGGTGCCGCTGCTACTAGAGCACGTCAGCGATGCTTATAGTCTTTATTTGTACTACGGCAGCCGGACGGCGCAACCGGCAAGGGTGCGCTGTTTTATTGATCTTGCTGTTGAGCGCTTAACCAACAGCAAAGATTTCATCCTTGGTAAAGAAGAGCTGACGCTCGCCCACACCAAAGGAATCGAAACGCTTTAGCCACTTTGCGAGCACTTGAGCGGCGACTAACGGGCGCTGAATTCGAGTGGTGCTACACCCGCTAAGGGCACACTGGCGCTACTCGCCAAGGTCAGCAATCTGGCAATCTGATTTGAACGGCAGCTTTGGGTAAGGTCGATTTGGCGCCTATTCAGGAGTCGACCACAAACAGTCATTCCCCAATGGCCGGTTTGGCGCAGTGGATATGCCTAACGCCACTTATCTTCACAACAGTCAATCATCGCTGACGACTTCGTGCCCAAACCGGCTTTACAAGGCAGTACTTATATCGGCAGAACTTCAGCGTATCCAGTCATAGAGACTTGCGATCTGCCCGCTCCATAGCAGTCATGCGCAACCTAGGAGTGGCCGGCAACTTTTTGGCAGCCAACCTATCAAGCTGGCCGTCGTGTGATGACCAGTACCTGGCGAATGACCGATATCTGGAGCCTAAAATTGATTGTGGGTGTTGCTGGAGACTGGTCGTTTCAAAAGTACGAATATCCAATGGACGCCGTCCTCCAATTACGACGGCAGTATGTGCGCTTGTCCTACTGGTGCCGGGATTGACGCTGTTTCGCTCTCGTCTTTAAGGCGCACCCCCGTCGCTTCAAGTTGATTTGCTGCCGTGATAAGCCAAGCAATTTTTGCTGCCGCTTCCGTGACAGCCAGCCCATCGGATCGGATGTTCGACACGCAGTTGCGTTCAGCATCACTGCGCCCGACGTGTGGCGTCCAGGTCAGGTAGGCGCCAAGACTGTCGGACGAAGAGAGTCCCGGACGCTCACCCAATAGCATTACAACAAGGCGGGTGCGCAGCAGCTCGCCAATCTCGTCGCCAAGCGCAACGCGCGCCTGATGCGCCAGTACGACCGGTCCGATCCGTAGTCCGGCAACTTCCATGCGTGGTCGCAGTTCAAGCAACAATGCCTGGGCATTGCGATGCACAGCCTTTGATGACAGGCCGTCCCCAACCACAAACAATACATCGGAAGCGGACGTTTCGATCGAGGTCAGCAGTTCCCGACTTCGCATCGACAGCCTCCGCCCGAAGTCGGGTCGACGCAGGTAGGTTGCGCGGTCAACTGCTGCGCTCTCAACCTCGATCGTCTCGAATCCGTTTGCCAGCAGATTCTGTTGAATGGCGCAGGCATCAAACGGTAGGTGTACCGCGTCGCGCGCTTGGGCATGCGCGACGCCAAACCTTAGTAACTCCGTCGTCGGAAGACTTGCTCCGCTGCGACCAAGCGCAATGCGTGCATTGGTATGCGTGCGCAATTCAGTCCATGGATCGGGTGGGGTAATGCTGTTCATAGGCCTTCGTATCAAGGTGATGCGACATGCATTCCGCCTAGGAGTGGGTGGCGCAGCTTTGCTGGGAGTAGCCTTCCAGAAGTGTCCAGAAGGCCGATGCGTTGCAGCCAGTCTTCAAATTCTGGGGCATGACGCAAGCCCAGAACTTCGCGTAGATAAAGCGCGTCGTGAAACGATGTGCTCTGGTAGTTGAGCATGATGTCGTCGGCGCCTGGAACACCCATCGTAAAGTTCACACCAGCAGTGCCGAGCAGTGTCATAAGACTGTCCATGTCATCAGAGTCGGTTTCGGCGTGATTTGTGTAGCAGACGTCGCACCCCAGTGGAAGGCCGAGTAGCTTGCCGCAGAAGTGGTCTTCCAGGCCTGCCCGAATGATTTGCCGACCGTCGTATAGATACTCTGGACCAATAAAACCCACCACGGTATTAGTTAAAAAAGGGTTGAACGCCCGTGCCACCGCGTATCCGCGCGCTTCGCAAGTCTGCTGGTCGACCCCGTGATGTGCGCCAGCCGAAAGAGCCGAACCCTGCCCCGTTTCGAAATACATCACGTTGCTTCCCACCGTGCCGCGGTTGAGAGACAACGCGGCGTCGTGTGCCTCACGCAAGAGTGCGAGGTTGATGCCGAAGCTGGCATTGGCTTTTTCGGTGCCAGCTACTGACTGAAATACCAGATCCACCGGCGC contains:
- the eutC gene encoding ethanolamine ammonia-lyase subunit EutC, whose translation is MNSITPPDPWTELRTHTNARIALGRSGASLPTTELLRFGVAHAQARDAVHLPFDACAIQQNLLANGFETIEVESAAVDRATYLRRPDFGRRLSMRSRELLTSIETSASDVLFVVGDGLSSKAVHRNAQALLLELRPRMEVAGLRIGPVVLAHQARVALGDEIGELLRTRLVVMLLGERPGLSSSDSLGAYLTWTPHVGRSDAERNCVSNIRSDGLAVTEAAAKIAWLITAANQLEATGVRLKDESETASIPAPVGQAHILPS
- a CDS encoding LysR family transcriptional regulator produces the protein MINELRSITTFVRTAELGSLSKAAEVQQISPQAASKALGQLETHLGVRLFHRTTRSMSLTEEGQRFLEAAQPSLMGLQQALLGVRQTREDISGPLRIVGPRTVVQPILGPVLDEYSRLYPDVQPDVQLDDRIGNWVEDRVDIGFRLGQAPQEGLIARRLFPLQLIICASPAYLRKHGVPRQLHDLSKHRCSAFRSSNNGRIAPWRVQVGEAIQDQHVTPAFSTNDEDFELRTAMTGTIIAQFAAPTVASHIRSGRLVPLLLEHVSDAYSLYLYYGSRTAQPARVRCFIDLAVERLTNSKDFILGKEELTLAHTKGIETL